A genomic region of uncultured Paludibaculum sp. contains the following coding sequences:
- a CDS encoding TonB-dependent receptor, which translates to MRHQLQLTGKSVLALVLLGLSPAAWSQTAQITGRVSDPTDASVPGATITIRNTETGIQRDAESNSEGYFVAPLLTRGAYEIRVQQTGFKPVVRSKITLDEGQVLRLDFRLELGNVQEAVEVTAAAPVLEKETSSISTVINRDKILQLPVLNRNITQLTALVPTVVPLGGKNFNALPVSSANQGSMSIGGGPSTSNNYQVDGIAAANVATGNTNMYLSLDAVEEFRVITRNPSAEYGRTGGGVVLMISKSGTNEFHGSMYEYFRNTVLNANDFFSNRAGKSRADTKLNQWGATFGGPLIKQKTFFFFNYEGFQLRSAANVTRTVPTTDQREGNFQGTLDATGRQVLIYDPLTTSLRGGSYARDPFPNNAIPSSQISPVARAILKYLPSGNQAGIAGTGANNFYGQGSTPQNKRIYGIKVDHNFNNQQRISARYTHDNSTYPYGPKYYGLPAEPLQDENSLPRDSAVVTYTNVLTPRLLLEVRAGLNKYGIDSVSPSEGFSIASLGLPANLEAQMQRKLFPTINISDITTFGGPNPSPFRQGNYASTAGGSLTQIFGRHTMKYGTEWNLFRLNNTQRTDAPLTLSFNRGFTQGVSPNTTGTNIGSGMASFLLGWTGSGTGSINATSTYSIKTQALFVQDDWKLTRKLTLNLGLRWEHEGPYTDRFNAMTNFDPSKQFTANGIALVGGLSFPGDKGFDRGVRETSWRDFQPRFGFAYQLDANTVLRGGYGLYFLPTTGNNITMGRSGFDQNTGVVATNASTQGGFYPVAPLSNPFPNGLIPALGAGGGETAGIGTGISATGRWLQRGNSQQFNFNVQRQLPGQFMLEVGYAANRGAGMQANRAFHYLPFSVAKQYTAAQLQSAVSNPYCSLVQPGLICNPTVQLSSLLNTYPQFNSVSVLDNWGDSIYHALTVTGQRRVAPGLTMLLSYTFSKLLDNNEGGVTLGGSNGVQDWEHINLERGISALNLPQRAVATVLYDLPFGKRGARLYRALAGGWQVNGILTLQSGSPIGVTTAAGGKLFAGSRPNLVGDPRPADPTIDRWLNAAAFVVADERSPGNAPRNLTNIQTDGLQNLDVSVLKSFFLTERVHAQFRAEASNVTNTPTFGSPGTGFGSSTFGVVTSTVSDPRNMQLALKLVF; encoded by the coding sequence ATGCGCCACCAGCTACAACTCACCGGGAAGTCCGTCCTCGCGCTGGTACTGCTGGGCCTGTCTCCGGCGGCCTGGTCACAGACGGCGCAGATCACGGGCAGGGTCAGCGATCCGACCGACGCCTCCGTGCCGGGCGCCACGATCACCATCAGGAACACCGAGACAGGTATACAGCGCGATGCCGAATCCAACTCGGAAGGCTATTTCGTGGCCCCGCTGTTGACGCGCGGAGCCTACGAGATAAGGGTGCAACAGACCGGCTTCAAGCCCGTCGTACGTTCCAAAATCACTCTGGACGAAGGACAGGTGCTGCGCCTGGACTTCCGGCTGGAGTTGGGCAATGTGCAGGAAGCGGTGGAAGTGACGGCGGCGGCGCCGGTGCTGGAAAAGGAAACCTCCAGCATCAGCACCGTGATCAACCGCGACAAGATTCTGCAGTTGCCGGTACTGAACCGCAACATCACCCAGTTGACGGCGCTGGTGCCTACCGTGGTGCCGTTGGGTGGGAAGAACTTCAACGCATTGCCGGTCTCCAGCGCCAACCAGGGCAGCATGTCCATCGGCGGTGGACCTTCGACGTCGAATAACTACCAGGTGGACGGTATCGCCGCAGCCAACGTGGCCACGGGCAACACGAACATGTACCTGTCGCTCGACGCGGTGGAGGAATTCCGCGTGATCACCCGCAACCCAAGCGCCGAGTATGGTCGTACGGGCGGTGGCGTGGTGTTGATGATCAGCAAATCCGGCACCAACGAGTTTCACGGCTCGATGTACGAATACTTCCGCAACACGGTTCTGAACGCCAACGACTTCTTCTCCAACCGGGCGGGCAAGTCGCGGGCCGATACGAAGCTGAACCAGTGGGGCGCGACGTTCGGCGGCCCGCTGATCAAACAGAAGACGTTCTTCTTCTTCAACTATGAGGGCTTCCAGTTGCGGTCGGCAGCGAACGTCACACGCACGGTGCCCACGACGGATCAACGTGAGGGCAATTTCCAGGGCACGTTGGACGCGACCGGACGCCAGGTGTTGATCTACGATCCGCTCACCACCAGCCTACGTGGCGGCAGCTATGCTCGCGATCCATTTCCAAACAACGCGATTCCGTCATCACAGATCTCGCCGGTGGCGCGGGCCATCCTGAAGTACCTGCCGTCGGGCAACCAGGCGGGCATTGCCGGCACGGGTGCCAACAACTTCTATGGTCAGGGCTCGACGCCGCAGAACAAGCGCATCTACGGCATCAAGGTGGACCACAACTTCAACAACCAGCAGCGCATCAGCGCGCGCTACACACACGACAACAGCACCTACCCGTACGGGCCGAAATACTACGGGCTGCCGGCCGAACCGTTGCAGGACGAGAATAGCCTGCCGCGAGATAGCGCGGTGGTGACCTATACCAACGTCCTGACACCTCGTCTTCTGCTGGAGGTCCGCGCCGGCCTGAACAAATACGGCATCGATAGCGTCAGCCCCAGTGAAGGATTCTCCATCGCCAGCCTGGGCCTGCCCGCCAATCTGGAGGCACAGATGCAGCGGAAGCTGTTCCCCACCATCAATATCAGCGACATCACCACCTTTGGCGGCCCCAATCCGTCGCCATTCCGTCAGGGCAACTATGCTTCTACCGCCGGCGGTTCGCTGACGCAGATCTTCGGACGCCACACGATGAAGTATGGCACCGAGTGGAACCTGTTCCGGTTGAACAACACGCAGCGCACGGACGCACCGCTAACCCTGTCCTTCAACCGCGGCTTCACGCAGGGCGTGAGCCCGAACACGACCGGCACCAACATCGGCAGCGGCATGGCCAGCTTCCTGCTGGGTTGGACTGGTTCAGGCACCGGGTCCATCAACGCGACCAGTACCTACTCAATTAAGACGCAGGCGCTATTCGTGCAGGATGACTGGAAACTGACCCGGAAACTGACACTGAACCTGGGCTTGCGTTGGGAGCACGAGGGGCCTTACACAGACCGCTTTAATGCCATGACCAACTTCGACCCCAGTAAGCAGTTCACCGCGAATGGCATCGCGCTGGTGGGCGGGCTATCGTTCCCCGGTGATAAGGGATTTGACCGCGGCGTGCGCGAAACCTCGTGGCGCGACTTCCAGCCGCGTTTCGGCTTCGCTTACCAGTTGGATGCCAACACCGTCCTTCGTGGCGGCTACGGCCTATACTTCCTCCCGACAACGGGCAACAACATCACCATGGGGCGATCCGGCTTCGACCAGAACACCGGCGTGGTGGCCACCAATGCTTCCACCCAGGGCGGCTTCTACCCGGTGGCGCCGTTGTCCAACCCCTTCCCCAATGGCCTGATTCCCGCGTTGGGCGCTGGTGGTGGTGAGACGGCCGGCATCGGCACCGGCATTTCGGCCACCGGGCGCTGGCTGCAACGCGGCAACAGCCAACAATTCAACTTCAACGTACAACGCCAGTTGCCGGGCCAGTTCATGCTGGAGGTGGGTTATGCAGCCAACCGCGGCGCCGGCATGCAGGCCAACCGCGCATTCCACTACCTGCCATTTTCGGTGGCCAAGCAGTATACGGCGGCACAACTGCAGAGCGCGGTATCCAATCCTTACTGCTCTCTGGTCCAACCTGGCTTGATCTGCAACCCGACCGTGCAACTGTCGTCGCTACTGAACACATACCCTCAGTTCAACTCGGTCAGTGTCCTGGACAACTGGGGCGACTCCATTTACCACGCCCTCACGGTGACCGGACAGCGCCGAGTGGCCCCCGGTCTCACCATGCTGTTGAGCTATACCTTCTCCAAACTGCTGGACAACAACGAAGGCGGAGTCACCCTGGGCGGCTCCAACGGCGTGCAGGATTGGGAGCACATCAACCTGGAACGCGGGATCTCCGCGCTGAACCTTCCGCAACGTGCGGTGGCAACGGTGCTGTACGATCTGCCCTTCGGCAAGCGCGGCGCGCGTCTATACCGCGCACTGGCCGGTGGCTGGCAGGTGAACGGAATTCTCACCCTGCAAAGTGGTAGCCCCATCGGCGTCACCACGGCCGCTGGCGGCAAACTGTTCGCCGGTTCGCGACCGAATCTCGTCGGCGATCCGAGGCCAGCCGATCCGACCATCGACCGCTGGCTGAACGCGGCCGCCTTCGTCGTGGCCGATGAGCGCAGCCCCGGCAACGCGCCGCGCAACCTGACCAACATCCAAACCGATGGACTGCAGAACCTGGATGTCTCGGTTCTGAAGAGCTTCTTCTTGACGGAGAGAGTCCACGCGCAGTTCCGTGCTGAAGCTTCCAACGTGACCAACACACCCACCTTCGGCTCGCCGGGGACCGGGTTCGGTTCATCTACGTTCGGAGTAGTGACCAGCACGGTGAGCGATCCACGCAACATGCAACTCGCGTTGAAGCTGGTGTTCTGA